Within the Cydia strobilella chromosome 25, ilCydStro3.1, whole genome shotgun sequence genome, the region GCACAGATTCTTCTGCTGTGCGAGCGCAGGCGCGACGTCTCAGGCTAACCAGAACTGCAGAACGCGGGATTTCAGAGAAATTAACATACACAAGTCGAAGAAATTAGTTTGAGGCAAATtgtggtgccgtgaccaggattttAGCAGATATTAGGATATGTGCTAATCTGAGGCAGCTACTTCGGTATATCAGCCGCTACCGGAGGCACAGTCTATAAAACGATtcagtcattcgacgaagccgtctagtCAGGGCGATCGTGCGGGGTCCTAGGGGCGAGAGGTGGGTCgagcgcacccgagctgcataccgagccattgttagtagctcagTACTACTTACAGAGCTAGCGTGTCTTATTTGAAATGTGCAGTATTTTGGGCAGTTGTGTAAAAGTCTGTGACAACCCTACATGTTCTTGTACGGTGTCGGCATTTACGCAAACATCAACGTGAAGTAGTCTCAAGAATTGTATTAAACATTTTGGTGTCCCGACCGGGATATAAATTTTCTTGTTATTATAAGTTTTACCGACATTGTTGCAGGTGGGCAGCAAATCAGCAATGATGAACAACAGAAGCTGTCACAGGAGTACCAGGAGTACCAGCGCAAGCTGGACCAGCAGAAGGAGGATTATAGGAAGGAGCACCCTGATGAGGTACTATACATACatgtcttttttttatgtaatagtcagcaaacgagcagacgagccgcctgatgggaagcagtcatctttgcccatggacataagcaacatcacaggagccacttgaGCATATCTTCTTCTTTTCAGCATATTTGcgtccactgctgaacataTGTCTCTTTCATGGATTTCCATGTGGTTCTATGACTCTTAAATCTTATCACAAAATGTTATACTACGCAAATTTAATACAGTTGTTGTTCTTTGTTATCTGTAGGTGCGCGACAAGGAGGGCGAGTTCGAGGACTGGTTCGAGTCGGACGGGCAGCGGGAGCTTAGACAAATCTTCCAGGGACAGGGACAGATTCATGACGTGCTGAGAGATCTCAACAAGAAAGTCGACGAGGTGAGTGTTATGTtgtctctgtctgtctctaGGTGTGCGACAAGGAGGGCGAGTATGACGACTGGTTCGAGTCAGAACTCAATAAGAAAGTCGATGAGGTGAGTACTCCTATCCTCCTTacacaatattattttaatatcctcGGAATAAATGAGTAAGTATTCAGTTGTCAAGTGAAGTATTTCATTACAAAAGGTAGGAAGTGCAGTGCAGTATAGTGAGTGAACAGATGGACTGATTTCaatgcgttttttttatgtgaaagcgagtttccttgtGGTGGTATTTAGCTATGTGTGATAGAAATCAACCCAGCAATTTGAAGAGTTCAAAACGATGTAAGGCTTTTctgtatgaaatatttttttggcatattgtgcagggttttttttaatttaatagttattttgtCTGTAACAGGTGATCGGCAAGCAGATGAACTCATTGTCAATGTTGTCGGCCGTGTACACACACGCACAGGGACAACCCATAGCAGCGCAGGCGCAGCAGCCGGGACAGGCGCCCGTGAGTACATCACTGTTTCTTCTACAGTCAATCTAATATCGACACGGATAAACTAGCTAAAATATGTACACACTACCGTAATGTATGGTCAATAAGGTCGTGTTGACAtgtttttggcactttgtccgtgtcgTATTTAATACATTGATTGTACTGTTTACTGTTAGGTATAATTTCAactatttgtgacgttctcaatcaagataccacattgtcgcttgccattaggacgctctgacaggttattcgtataaagatacaagcaaatttcgtctttatagTAAGCCACAAAgtagtaccttttgattgagaactagggaatgcaatcccgATCCCGCGGGATCCCGTGTAATTTTTCGGGATCAATCCCGACGCATAATATGACGGGATCCCGTTCGGGATTGACGGGATTGGGCGGCAGTCGTATGGTATGGAGATATTTTAAGAAAACAGTTAATAATTTGACTGCTCAATGCAACTTGTGTAAAGCTGTTCTCAAAACCGCATTCGGGTCTACAAAAGGTTTACACGTCCATATGATGTCAATTCATAAAATTGATagttatacttatatataaataatatttatttatttaactaaaataaattacagaaagaattaagaaaaaactaaaagatgTTATACTTATTGTTTTGATTACCTTTGTTAATTTCCAAGGAAAACTGATGATGATttagttaataatattaaagaataaaggtttttatttctgcctattaatatgttattttaattaccgTCACCATCACAAACATGCCGTCATTATCGTTTTAATTCAAtcgaattttactttttttttaaatttactcgGGATCCCGAAAATTCCGGGATCCCGCGGGATTGATATTTCTAATTCCGCGGGATCTCGATTTTGCAATCCCGAGTCGGGATTGCATTCACTATGAGAACATCACATTCCAAGGAAAGCGCTAAAAGCAACGCATTAACGAGGTTTCGTTTTATGAACGTTCGATTCGAGTTATGGAGGTTCCATTgaattgattttatttgtatgacAGATGCAAATGGGCGGTTTGCCGGTGGCCAGGCACGACTGGGACGCGCTGGTGGCCAACAACCAGATCATCATCAACACCATCGCGGAGCTCAAGtcagtacacacacacacatgctaACCATTCTTTATTACATCTAAACTTCATTCTAGTATTTTCCTCTCGGTGGAAGGAAAAAGGAGAAGAAAAGGTAGCTCAGTATTCCACTTTATGAGCCACTTGTTACactattgtgtcaatttttgaACATTTTTTCTCATATCAATAtatctttttatattatttgtgtgattctatgtatttatttgtttatatatgtatgtatgtatgtatgcatgtttgtatatatgtaggtatatattggtattattcttatatgtgtaagtgtataaataaaatatatattgtttagaataatttgatttgtgtttcatatttcctctcactttctacaatcctgcactaactacatgtttctgtttgacccaatggttgactggtagagaatgccttaaggcattaagtccgccttttgtacaattttatatcgtgcaataaagtttaaataaataaaaagtaggtcgtgaagtgcgtagtttatggtcagtcaaaaaattaaatagttaaaaacattgcagtctcgatttcaggactgcaatgttgcatacaaattccattatttgtcgagttccaaactttttaaaagttgaagtcgccatatcaaatgaaggcataggtccattaaacagccaaacagatgatcagtacttattattataatgttggtaccgcgactatttaggtgtctcaaataagttggcgtattttcagcagaaaaatacagttctatttttaattaaaaaaataaaacggcggcaaagcaaatctttttacttttttctgtgaaaatatatacataagaacgttgcttttgtaaaatatttctattatatttgtatttattgcgccatttttgagaaaagcactatatatggctcggcttcggattcaattaaacggactcccaaggtcgtccgtttaaaacgaatcctcagccagcaagtagctacttccgagcctcgacaataatgtactattatctgtcgttgtctaagtaccaaGCCTTATCGAGATAACTGTGGGACtataatatttgatatttatttatattataatttattaatatgagCCTTATTTGTTCGGCAGAGGGTTCATAATCGAAGTGTCCCGCAAGGCGGACGGGCTcgcggcggccggcggcggGGCGGTCAGCAACCCGCAGTTCCTGGCGGAGATGAGAGACAGTCTGCAACAACTGCAACAGACTGTCAGTGGAGTCGCACAGAGGTATCTATACTTGCTGGAACAATGGTCTCTAAGTTCCTGGCGGAGATGAGAGACAGTCTGCAACAACTGCAACAGACTGTCAGTGGAGTCGCACAGAGGTATCTATACTTGCTGGAACAATGGTCTCTAAGTTCCTGGCGGAGATGAGAGACAGTCTGCAACAACTGCAACAGACTGTCAGTGGAGTCGCACAGAGGTATCTATACTTGCTGGAACAATGGTCTCTAGATAGAAGGTTGGCCGGTAGATAACGCCTCGTGGCATTAAGTGTGCCGTTTGTAcgttaaggttttatttttgtgttataaTGTTTCAATAGATAAACGATGAAGGGCCCGACACACTTCCTTGGGACATCCCAAGTTTAATAACCGTTTCCTTTGTTCTACGTTAGCTAATGCAAATATACCATTATCTGGTTGTAGGGCAGATCTAGATAATTTTATATACTGTTATGTTTTGTATACTTTGAGACCGATGCTGATAGTAAATACAGTTTTTAAGGTATACTTAATGATCAACGTAGTCAAAGGCTTTAGACtgatcttaaaaaaaaaagtgatccgaacctaattttttttagcaATATTGTCTCTTCCGTTGCAGGATATCCTCCCCGGCGCACTCGGCGGCTCAGACGTCGTGTCCGACGCCGAGCTGCGTGGGGCTCACCGCCTTAATAATGGTGGTGACGTCCCAACTCGTTGTTATGTTCCTTTACAACCTCTACAAGTAAGTAGAGCCGATTTATTTCCACCATTCATGATTGGAATTTTGTTGGCAAAGTCAATGGTGAATATAATGATGTATAAACCTGAGAGCGTGTGATGaactatttttaatctttttcagAGAAAGAAAAGAAGCTCAAGCGAAGAAATTCTTCTAAGGTAGCTCCATACCCCTTCCCCTCCCGCACCCCCTCACCATATATCGATAAtacaattgtaattatttaacaattaataCTCATATGTGTAAGACCGGAGatctctaaattttatctacttATTTGGCCTATTTAATATATACAATGTTAGAGATTTTTTCTTTCATCAATAATTTCTAATATTTatcaaatacttatttttatataaaatactctCTCAAATACTGTTTTTACTGTTTCTCGCATATaaaacactagcttttgcccgaaactgcgtggaatgatgataattgataaaaatactctgtccttccccgggcctcaaactatctccatactaaATGTTCAGATGTTTTTGAGTTCTTCGTCTCTGTACATATACTCTCAACAAATGTATTAAAGCATATTAGAATTACTTAAACTCTCAAAGTACATTACACCAATTGGACATAATATTCCGAAACTGTGTATTTTGCGTGGACATAGGCAATTTTGATatgcatatacatacatacttacacaaATGTCCGTATGTAGTGTTTCCTGTATTCATtaggtttttaaataattataaatattataagtctTGTCCACTAAGTTCCTGTAACTTTAGCGCCAATACTCCAAATGAGATTATGACATACATTAATGTCGGACTCAAATTATTATAACTTCAGTTACTATACTATTTTCTATGTTATTTCAGTCTAAAATACACGGACAaaatgccaaaaatatgtgtacacgaccttattgtaaACATAAAGGTAttgtattagattattttagacCTTTTTTTGTCTTGGTGGACAGgctttcaaaattaaatacacAATACCAATACTGGTTTTACACaactataataatttttacaCATTTCTTTTTAcaggtttataaaataaaattaaataaattattttaatacctatGTTAAAATCATATCTTTGATTTTCATTTCGCATATGTAGGCCGCCATTTAAAACTAGGTAGCCAATATGTCACAAATATCTTAACATCTTATTTGATATCGATAAAACATTAACATTACTTTATGATTGTATTATAAAACAACTCCTAATTTAGGTATATACAGTGAGCAAAACTACTAGCTTAGCATGGGGCATATAACAATATATGTgtagttttcaatcaaaaggtaccacattgtcgcttgccataaggacgctgacaggtttttaaaatacaagcaattttcgtccttatggtaagcgacaatgtggtaccttttgattgaaaacgtcacatatgcaGCGGTGCTAAACTAATAATTTTGACGACTGTATAAGAAGTTTTAAAAACAGGAACGAATTTAAATATCACAGTATTATTTTAAGAGCGGGTGCGGGGCCGGTCTTGTCAATGTAATGACATATGTCATGTATATAAGATTATGACACGAAGTTACACGAAGGTACATgttgattcacgaaagctggcacgaatggaatgaacgaaACTTTCATTGTATGATTGTATCGGTATACAGTGAGAGCCgccattttattggttaatgtgatacacacatagatattttcattcaATCATTTATTCGATTCGTGCCAGCTCTTGTGAATCGACCAAATACGAATGATCAAAACGAGatgagtaaaaaaccggccaagtgcgagtcggactcgcgcacgaagggttccgtaccattacggaaaaaaacagcaaaaaaatcacgtttgttgtatgggagccctatttaaatatttatattattctgtttttagtatttgttgttatagcggcaacagaaatacatcatctgtgaaaatttcaactgtctagctatcacggttcatgagatacagcctggtgacagacagacagacggacagcggagtcttagtaatagggtcccgtttttaccctttgggtacggaaccctaaaaaacgtgcCGCCGAGTTGAACAGCTGAAcaacatagatggcgctgtacgtcGCCATATTTTTTGCAGGAACTGAATTgttaaacgtcaacttttgacaaccagAGTTACCGCATAATGATGTGATCTTTCGTCAAaatttattatagtattttacAAACTGGAAGAGTACTATGATagatgtcttcttcttcttttaaaattatggcttcagcccagtgggactatttcgccagtatcaaggtattaagaggtttaaaaacgacaaaaattgtacggttgtacaagacagtgtacggtgatttgttagctcttgtaaatcgatagctagactttacaagaagcacgtggactactggccgttgactccaagatggtggttaaacgcgcttcaaaattaattctccattcactgcacactaccacattagtttactgtataataagctatcgatattatactttaaacaatattaataagcaaaaaacaaagtaattaatcacgatgctaactatcaagatggcgctcgaaccggaagtcgccATATTTTTTGTAGGAACTGAATTgttaaacgtcaacttttgacaactaGAGTTACCGCATAAtcattacataattatgtgatCTTTCGTCAAAATTTATTATAGTATTATGTCAATTTAATACAATTTCGCGACATTTggcatttttaggttataaattgtatggagatgacatttatcatcgtacccttccagtttcaaaaatactaTATACATGAAGTCACCTATTTATGACATTGTCATTACATTGACTATTCGACTGTTATAACGTAAAAGTTCATTTTTTACCACGTCGAGTTTAaggaataaataatttgtaaataatatttatatttttgtgtcctgtaatagttttatttttctcattttttttCTACGAAATTTTATTGGACGACAAAACTTAAGTgaggttgtattttttttagataaatgaAGACTTGGTTGGCATTTATTCTACTTGGTTGTTACGGAGGATTCTCGAGCCGTCTCGGTGAATTTTAGAGATAATTCTCGGACGTTCTCAGTTTTTCTTAAGAATTAATGAAAAATCTATCCCAATTTATCTCTTAATAAGTTcgagaatgttttttttttaattaacttttgTTACACCTTGGGTATACTTGTAGTTTGCGATTGATAGATAGTGCAGTTACATTTGATTTTCTATCTTATTAATCATGTCTATGATTTGGCAGAAAATTAGGTCATAGAATCAAGTGTAAtatagtataaaattaatttttcaatCATAAACTAGGTGTCATATTATTcttgtatttttcatttattttgtgttaCCATTTGTTTAATTCTAGAAAGTTCTCGAGTCGTCTCGAAAATTCTCCGCTTGTCTTGAAGGTTCTCGTTTGCACTCGCAACTTCTGGTATCGAATTTACTAGAAAGAGAATAAAATTgtaatgaaaaatacattgtttattgttcaacaataaAAATGTGCCAAATATTATGTGTTTTATCTATTTCTAACCAGCTTTTCAGTGGACacaaaaaatgtatttcttcCGACACATATTTGTATTTACTGCAgaaaatatcatattatattatggtaATCATTTATCTACACATACTATCTACTACGTATCATAAacctaaatttaatttaacttgttttcaagtatcagtcgagatgacgtgaCGTCGTCGTGAATGTGTGATCGAATTCCGCAATGGCGGTCGTAACATGCGGTTCCTGAATACATCATAGAGCTTATAATATGCATTATGTGTGTGGATATATATAGCAgtatatgtaactgtacataattagacatTTAAATCGCATGTGAAGTATTTTAATGaaagaaaaattataatatttaaatcactggtattttaatgcctttcataatgtagcagtcacataaactactataattCAAAATATCATATCTTAAAATGAATAATGACGCAATTTCTATTgtattatatctttatatcccTAAAATTCATTCTAGCAGATTTATCGTTCACATCCACCTCAGAAATCACTTGTTGCGTACTTTTCTCCGTGTTTACAGTACTTGTACTAGCGGCggcggtggtggtggtggtggtgtatTCCGGCATTTTCTCAAAGGGGTAGAAGGGGTGGTCACTCCACTTGAGCTGGGGGATGGTTCTGTAGCCCCGGTCGAAGTTGCGGAGCGTCCATTTCTCACTCTCATCGAGCTGGAAGTCGAAAATCTCGATGTTCTCGAAAATTCGAGTGCTGGTTATGGACTTCGGGATCGGGATTACTCCCATTTCGACCTGAAAAATAGAATTAGATTTATTTGTGAAATGAATTAcgaaataagttttattttagttaatataataatgcatgctgtgattgcctgtaagtgggggatcaataaaaaatgtgccctttttgtaagttaatactagtatgtaaattgtatcttctgttggtgatcctaataaacaaataaataaacaaaggcGTAGAAGTACGGTACGGTACCTATGTATTTTTGCCAACCCTATTTTCAATGAACTGCAAGATTGATAACATTTGATTATAAACTAACCCTTCAAGTAGCGTCAGCGAAAACGCGAAAGGTAGTAAAATGGCGCCACGGATTTTTTAGAGGATTTTACAAAAAAGAGGATTTATACTTTGtatgatattatatattaaatcatATATCGTTGGAATCGGAGTTTAATAAATAGGCTATTTGCTGCTATTCGATCCAACACTCGAAGAGCTAAACACTCACAGCGTATCGCAGCAATATCTGCTGCATATTCTTCCCATACTTGGCATCCATCTTGGTCAGCTGTGGATCGTCGATGCGAGTCGGCGCGCTGCTTATTGTCCATGAGAGCGCCGAACGGCGTGATCACGGAGATGTTGTGTGCTGACGGCACAGTAGACTACCAGCTCTGGTTGCTGCAGGATCCACTGGAAATATGGATTTAAAAACTAACTCACAGCGTATCGCAGCAATATCTGCTGCACATTCTTCCCATACTTGGCCGCCATCTTCGTCAGCTGTGGATCGTCTATGCGAGTAGGCGAGTCGGCGCGCTGCTTATTGTCCATGAGAGCGCCGAACGGCGTGTAGCCGATCACGGAGATGTTGTGTGCTGACGGCACAGTAGACTACCAGCTATGGTTGCTGCAGGATCCACTGGAAATATGGATTTAAAAACTAACTCACAGCGTATCGCAGCAATATCTGCTGCACATTCTTCCCATACTTGGCCGCCATCTTCGTCAGCTGTGGATCGTCTATGCGAGTAGGCGAGTCGGCGCGCTGCTTATTGTCCATGAGAGTGCCGAACGGCGTGTAGCCGATCACGGAGATGTTGTGTGCTGACGGCACAGTAGACTACCAGCTCTGGTTGCTGCAGGATCCACTGGAAATATGGATTTAAAAACTAACTCACAGCGTATCGCAGCAATATCTGCTGCACATTCTTCCCATACTTGGCCGCCATCTTCGTCAGCTGTGGATCGTCTATGCGAGTAGGCGAGTCGGCGCGCTGCTTATTGTCCATGAGAGTGCCGAACGGCGTGTAGCTGATCACGGAGATGTTGTGTGCTGACGGCACAGTAGACTACCAGCTCTGGTTGCTGCAGGATCCACTGGAAATatggatttaaaaaataactcaCAGCGTATCGCAGCAATATCTGCTGCACATTCTTCCCATACTTGGCAGCCATTTTGGTCAGCTGTGGATCGTCGATGCGAGTGGGCGAGTCGGCGCGCCGCTTGTCCATGAGAGCGCCGAACGGCGTGTAGCCCATCACCGAGATGTTGTGCTGACGGCAGTAAGCGAGCAGCCCGGGTTGCTGCAGGTTAATATTCCACTGGAAAGAATTTTGAGCAATgtaagtgaaatatataatattgtaagtGAAAATTAATAACAcgaatagtaataataatttatttttagttgcttAAGATAGTATACTAACATGTATGGGCCATTATGAAGTCTGAATTAAGcgaattttacttttatttttaatgtgttGATTATGTTTGAGGCTTGTCAGGTATTGAATGAATACACACAAAATGTAAgtgtaactatttattttatattatttactaaGCCTCGTCGTGAATCTCGCCaaaatgcacgaaggttgatattagtTTGTTATAATGTCTTTGGCAAAGGGTTAAACAActtccaatggggttggccgttttagcagatggcgccagcatagcttacCCTGTCAAtgcctagaattgtgtcaaaatttcgttttttttttaaatggaattttatgccctggatgccagccctttaagccaaatctcatagaactaGTGAAAGGGGCAAGccatgatggcgccatctatgccaACCCCATTTCTATCTTTATCTCTACCTCAATCTGCAGTACAGCTGGCTTCGTCAGCTGGTGCGCTCGGATGCTCTCCAGCATGACTTTGTTGAAATTGCTGACACCGATGGACCGGGTCAGGTTGAGCGCCTGCGCGTCCATCATGCCGCGCCAGGTTTCCAGATAGTGGGTGGAGTCGTACGATCCGTTTTCCTGAAATCACCTACATATATTTAAGAAGGGAAATAAAGTCAGGAAATAAAGATATAGCCATCGCGCGGGGTTTAAAGTTTTACCTGTGtagaaaacgccaattgaaACTGAAATGATGTATGGAAATATACTAACGTGATTTTGCGTGGCATCATtccgatacattttttcttttaatttggcGATGTACGATGGTTATTGGTCATTTTGGCTAAGCCCCCAATGTTATATTGAGCATAATTGTTGGTTACTTACAAACTGTCCTAATGGCCAATGCATGAGGTAAAGATCGACGTAGCTGAGCTGTAGTTGCGCGAGCGACGCTCTGAGCGCGGGCACCACCGCTGAGCGCGCGTGCGCATCGTTCCACAGCTGACAGACAAacaacatatttaataataatcagaggaaattaaaaaaggtTGAACAGGGGCACGAAAGGTTCATTTGATGTCTAGTTATTTACTCGAGTTGAGTAGAACGGTATGGCGCGCAATTGTTCATAAATGTGTAGAGCAATACGAGCAGCGGCGCTTAGAAGACCTGATGGATGCTAAGCGCCATCTCTGTAAGACGCGGCCGAAGCCTTCgtacacctacacctacaaCTCAGCCGGCCAGCTCCATTGCGTACCATGTAATagcatcttcaaaaccaagttgggcttcgcaagccacattagagcgttccatgttTCCCATTAAAAGCAGTTAgagtcgccgtcgtcggacacggcgaggaggacattattattatttactctaCCGTAAACGAAGGTTATGCTTTTCGAgcgtataagtatgtatatgtaggtacGACGAACTATATAGATTAACTATAAAA harbors:
- the LOC134752683 gene encoding aldo-keto reductase AKR2E4-like isoform X2, with protein sequence MMPAVALGTWLGNSSTGRIAPVGYETEQAVLWALEAGYRHVDTAWSYHVEDQVGRPVKTVVDAYNLLHEITTTPKLWNDAHARSAVVPALRASLAQLQLSYVDLYLMHWPLGQFENGSYDSTHYLETWRGMMDAQALNLTRSIGVSNFNKVMLESIRAHQLTKPAVLQIEWNINLQQPGLLAYCRQHNISVMGYTPFGALMDKRRADSPTRIDDPQLTKMAAKYGKNVQQILLRYAVEMGVIPIPKSITSTRIFENIEIFDFQLDESEKWTLRNFDRGYRTIPQLKWSDHPFYPFEKMPEYTTTTTTAAASTSTVNTEKSTQQVISEVDVNDKSARMNFRDIKI
- the LOC134752683 gene encoding aldo-keto reductase AKR2E4-like isoform X1, producing the protein MMPAVALGTWLGNSSTGRIAPVGYETEQAVLWALEAGYRHVDTAWSYHVEDQVGRPVKTVVDAYNLLHEITTTPKICDAACYVKRFKKKTERSSISMVLPMSREEIFVTTKLWNDAHARSAVVPALRASLAQLQLSYVDLYLMHWPLGQFENGSYDSTHYLETWRGMMDAQALNLTRSIGVSNFNKVMLESIRAHQLTKPAVLQIEWNINLQQPGLLAYCRQHNISVMGYTPFGALMDKRRADSPTRIDDPQLTKMAAKYGKNVQQILLRYAVEMGVIPIPKSITSTRIFENIEIFDFQLDESEKWTLRNFDRGYRTIPQLKWSDHPFYPFEKMPEYTTTTTTAAASTSTVNTEKSTQQVISEVDVNDKSARMNFRDIKI